A genomic region of Xanthomonas fragariae contains the following coding sequences:
- a CDS encoding RidA family protein: MSQIIHTDRAPAAIGPYSQAVRAGNTVYFSGQIPLDPATGEIVPGDIGAQARRAFDNLKAVAEAAGGSLDKIVRLGLYLTDLGQFAAVNAVMQEYFQAPFPARSTIEVSGLPKGAGFEVDAVMVLD; encoded by the coding sequence ATGTCCCAGATCATCCATACCGACCGGGCGCCCGCCGCCATTGGCCCGTACTCGCAGGCCGTGCGTGCCGGCAACACGGTGTATTTCTCCGGGCAGATCCCCTTGGATCCGGCCACCGGCGAGATTGTGCCCGGTGACATCGGCGCGCAGGCACGCCGCGCATTCGACAACCTTAAGGCAGTGGCCGAAGCGGCCGGCGGCTCGCTCGACAAGATCGTGCGCCTGGGCCTGTATCTGACCGACCTCGGCCAGTTCGCTGCGGTCAACGCGGTGATGCAGGAGTATTTCCAGGCCCCGTTCCCCGCACGTTCGACCATTGAAGTCTCTGGTCTGCCCAAGGGCGCCGGGTTCGAAGTCGATGCGGTGATGGTGCTCGACTGA
- the recG gene encoding ATP-dependent DNA helicase RecG has product MPRAHTVTPSLAVAGQASLSSLPGVGPKVAERFTARGILTVQDLWLHLPLRYEDRTRLTTIAQLQGGVPAQIEGRVDAVERGFRYRPMLRVAVSDDSHGTVVLRFFHFRAAQVAQFAPGTRLRVFGTPKPGQHGWEIVHPSYRVLAPGEDAGLGDSLDPVYPVLEGVGPATLRKLIGQALERLPPEAALELLPPHWLQDEQLPSLREALLTMHRPPVNTDPQQLLAGGHPAQQRLAIEELLAHQLSLRRQRIALQRFHAPMLSGDGDLVQQLRAALPFQLTGAQQRVFEQIAQDLAKPSPMLRLVQGDVGSGKTVIAALAAMLAVEQGKQVALAAPTELLAEQHLNNLRDWLEPLGVRIVWLAGKVTGKARAAAMAEVSSGHAQVVVGTHALMQEAVVFHDLALAIIDEQHRFGVHQRLALRDKGAATGSVPHQLVMTATPIPRTLAMSTYADLDVSAIDELPPGRTPVQTIVLSAERRPDLVERIRAACAEGRQAYWVCTLIEESEEPEKGAQNGPPRIEAQAAEVTFAALSAQLPGVRVALVHGRMKPAEKQKAMLDFKQGHSDLLVATTVIEVGVDVPNASLMIIENAERLGLAQLHQLRGRVGRGAAASSCVLLYQAPLSMMARQRLETMRQTNDGFVIAEKDLELRGPGELLGTRQTGLASFRIADLARDAGLLPRVQMLAERLLDEAPEIADRVVARWIGSAVRYAAA; this is encoded by the coding sequence GTGCCGCGCGCGCATACCGTTACACCGAGCCTGGCCGTTGCAGGCCAGGCGTCGCTTTCCAGCTTGCCCGGTGTCGGCCCGAAAGTGGCCGAGAGATTCACTGCGCGCGGCATTCTCACGGTGCAGGACTTGTGGCTGCACCTGCCGCTGCGCTACGAAGACCGTACGCGTTTGACCACGATCGCGCAGCTGCAGGGCGGTGTACCGGCGCAGATCGAAGGGCGTGTGGATGCGGTCGAGCGCGGTTTCCGTTATCGGCCGATGCTGCGCGTGGCGGTGTCGGATGATTCGCACGGCACCGTGGTGCTGCGCTTTTTCCATTTTCGCGCCGCGCAAGTGGCGCAATTCGCACCGGGCACGCGGCTGCGTGTATTCGGCACGCCAAAACCCGGTCAACACGGCTGGGAGATTGTGCATCCCAGTTACCGTGTGCTCGCACCTGGCGAGGATGCCGGGCTAGGCGATAGTCTGGACCCTGTGTATCCGGTGCTGGAAGGTGTCGGCCCGGCCACGCTGCGCAAACTCATCGGCCAAGCGTTGGAGCGGCTGCCACCCGAAGCAGCGCTGGAACTGCTGCCGCCGCACTGGTTGCAGGACGAGCAGCTACCTTCGTTGCGCGAGGCGTTGTTGACCATGCATCGCCCACCGGTGAACACCGACCCGCAGCAATTGCTCGCGGGCGGTCATCCGGCTCAGCAGCGCTTGGCGATTGAAGAACTGCTGGCGCATCAATTGAGCCTGCGCCGGCAACGCATCGCCTTGCAGCGCTTCCATGCGCCGATGCTGTCTGGCGATGGCGATTTGGTGCAGCAACTGCGCGCCGCATTGCCGTTCCAGCTCACTGGCGCGCAGCAGCGCGTGTTCGAACAGATCGCGCAGGATCTGGCCAAACCATCGCCGATGCTGCGCCTGGTGCAGGGCGATGTCGGCAGCGGCAAAACCGTGATCGCCGCGTTGGCGGCGATGCTTGCTGTGGAGCAAGGCAAGCAGGTTGCACTTGCCGCTCCGACTGAACTGCTGGCCGAGCAGCATCTCAACAATCTGCGTGACTGGCTGGAGCCGTTGGGCGTGCGCATCGTTTGGCTGGCTGGCAAGGTCACCGGCAAGGCGCGCGCTGCTGCGATGGCCGAGGTCTCCTCCGGTCATGCGCAGGTGGTGGTCGGCACGCATGCATTGATGCAGGAGGCAGTGGTCTTCCACGACCTCGCGCTGGCCATCATCGACGAGCAACACCGCTTCGGCGTGCATCAGCGTCTGGCATTGCGCGACAAAGGCGCGGCCACCGGTAGCGTGCCGCATCAGTTGGTGATGACCGCCACGCCAATTCCTCGCACCTTGGCGATGTCCACCTATGCCGATCTGGATGTCTCGGCCATCGATGAACTGCCGCCCGGCCGCACGCCGGTGCAGACGATTGTCTTGAGCGCAGAACGTCGGCCTGACCTGGTCGAGCGCATCCGCGCCGCCTGCGCCGAAGGGCGTCAGGCGTACTGGGTGTGCACCTTGATCGAAGAAAGCGAAGAGCCCGAGAAGGGCGCACAAAACGGGCCGCCACGCATCGAAGCGCAGGCCGCGGAAGTCACCTTCGCTGCGCTATCCGCGCAACTGCCGGGCGTGCGCGTGGCGTTGGTGCACGGCCGCATGAAGCCGGCCGAAAAGCAGAAGGCCATGCTGGATTTCAAGCAAGGCCACAGCGATCTGCTGGTCGCGACCACGGTGATCGAAGTCGGCGTGGACGTGCCCAACGCCTCGTTGATGATTATCGAAAATGCCGAGCGCTTGGGCCTTGCCCAGTTACACCAGTTACGCGGCCGGGTCGGGCGCGGCGCGGCGGCATCCAGCTGCGTGTTGCTGTATCAAGCGCCGTTGTCGATGATGGCGCGGCAACGCCTGGAAACCATGCGGCAAACCAACGATGGCTTCGTGATTGCGGAAAAGGATCTGGAGCTGCGCGGTCCGGGCGAATTGCTAGGCACCCGGCAGACCGGTTTGGCCAGTTTCCGCATCGCCGATCTCGCCCGTGACGCCGGGCTGCTGCCGCGCGTGCAAATGCTCGCCGAACGTTTGCTGGATGAAGCGCCGGAGATCGCCGACCGTGTCGTCGCGCGTTGGATAGGTAGCGCGGTGCGTTACGCCGCGGCGTAG